In Bombus pyrosoma isolate SC7728 linkage group LG2, ASM1482585v1, whole genome shotgun sequence, a genomic segment contains:
- the LOC122577780 gene encoding 28S ribosomal protein S29, mitochondrial, which yields MLSRTYSLFSGMCIRSSRRTIISAATKDVADQTNVSSFRIAESNPEEHDECCLNRIYTVPSDITTLLMANTTLELKKQAQIFRELGILVRQPAIEMISYLEQTDYTKPINKYVLYGKNGAGKTTILLHLIHYGLAKYFFVLHLPWVQNWFRYARDATASPLEPDKLDLPESATKWLKYIKQLNNVSLSQLDLKTTKEYTWSQREVTKPGDSLSNLIEFGIQRTKFACGVINALVDELKIASTAGKCKTLVVIDGFNALTSDITHVRDENRVYVPPDKISITSAFLSSVDYNWCNGAAVLTVDKKANRDKRDSDYPTYLLGKKGFEHLDPFLPICVDEYSVQELETILKYYKDRKWIRNVSPQGQKELELLSNKNPLMLWTLCKPLY from the exons ATGTTGTCCCGTACTT ATTCTTTATTTAGTGGAATGTGCATTAGAAGTAGTCGACGAACAATAATATCAGCTGCTACGAAAGATGTAGCGGATCAGACAAATGTTTCGTCGTTTCGTATTGCGGAATCTAACCCTGAAGAACACGATGAATGTTGTTTAAATCGTATTTATACGGTTCCTTCAGATATTACAACATTATTAATGGCAAACACGACACttgaattaaaaaagcaaGCACAAATTTTCAGAGAACTAGGCATTTTAGTAAGGCAACCTGCAATTGAAATGATATCATACTTGGAACAAACTGATTATACGAAGCCTATAAACAAATATGTTCTTT ATGGTAAAAATGGAGCAGGAAAAAcaacaatattattacatttgatTCATTATGGTCTTGCAAAATACTTTTTTGTACTTCATTTACCATGGG ttcAAAATTGGTTTCGATATGCTAGGGACGCTACTGCATCTCCTCTGGAACCAGATAAACTAGACTTACCTGAATCAGCAACAAAATGgttaaagtatataaaacaGTTAAACAATGTGTCATTATCACAGCTTGAT ttGAAGACCACTAAGGAATATACATGGTCCCAAAGAGAAGTTACAAAACCTGGAGATTCACTTTCTAATCTTATTGAATTTGGGATACAGAGAACTAAATTTGCTTGTGGTGTTATTAATGCTTTGGTGGATGAGCTCAAAATAGCCAGTACAGcaggaaaatgtaaaacattaGTTGTTATAGATGGTTTTAATGCTCTTACATCTGACATTACACATGTACGTGATGAAAATCGTGTATATGTACCACCTGATAAGATATCGATAACATCTGCATTTTTAAGTAGCGTAGACTACAATTGGTGTAATGGTGCTGCAGTATTAACAGTAGATAAAAAAGCAAACAGA gaTAAAAGAGATTCTGATTATCCAACATATTTACTTGGTAAGAAAGGGTTTGAACATTTAGATCCCTTTCTTCCCATTTGCGTCGACGAGTATTCAGTACAAGAATTAGAAACTAtcctaaaatattataaagatcGAAAATGGATCAGAAACGTTAGTCCTCAAGGACAAAAAGAATTGGAATTACTATCCAATAAAAATCCACTCATGCTTTGGACACTTTGCAAaccattatattaa